ATTAGGCGCAGACGACTATATTACAAAGCCTTTTCGCCCGTTGGAGCTGATTGCCCGTGTAAAGGCACAGCTTCGGAGATTTACCAGATATAATACTGAAAGACCTTTGCAGGATAAACAGGTGATTGCGTTTTCAGGTCTGGTACTGGACATGGATACCCATGAATGCATGCTGAACGAGAAAAAGCTGGCTTTAACTCCGACTGAATTTTCTATTCTCTGGGTCCTTTGCTCAAATCGCGGGCGGGTGGTCAGCGCGGAGGAGTTATTCCGTGAGGTATGGGGAGATAAATATTTTGCCAACAGCAATAATACGGTAATGGTTCATATACGGCATTTAAGAGAAAAAATGCACGACAGCGCAGAGCATCCTAAATATATAAAAACGGTATGGGGAGTTGGCTATAAAATTGAAAAATGATTTCAGCAGATTAAAAAGAAAGTTTTTTTTGCAGGTTCTATTGATCGCGGTAATAACGCCTTTACTCAGCATGCTAATCCAGAGTATTTTTGTTGACGGTATTTTTCAAGATCTTTTTGCAGAGGGTTTTATACGCTTATGCCAAGGGATATTTCATATTTCATATGAGCGGGGTTTGAGTATTTATCAAGGACTGTTCCGCAACAACAAGTCTTTCTGGATGATCAGTGGCTTTTTTCTCCTATTATTGATAATCTTTTATTGCGAACTCTTGCGGATGACAAAATATTTTAGCGAAGTCAGTTCGGGGTTGGATCAGCTTGTGAAAGAATCAGACCGTGTAATTACAATGTCGCCGGAGATGGATTTTATGGCTGCAAAGCTAAATAAGATCAAAAGGATTCTTGAAAAGCGGGAACGCGACGCGAGGGAAGCTGAACAGCGTAAAAATGATTTGGTAGTTTACCTGGCTCATGATATAAAGACGCCTCTGACATCCGTCATAGGATACTTGAGCCTCTTGGATGAAGCTCCCGATATGCCGCCCAGGCAGAGAGCAAAATATGTAGGCATTACTCTTGAAAAGGCTTATCGGCTGGAGCAGCTTATCAATGAATTCTTTGAAATCACGAGGTTCAATCTTCAAACGATCGTTTTGAATAAGGAGAAAATAAATTTACCGTTCATGCTCCAGCAGATGGCGGATGAATTTTATCCGATGCTGACGCCCCAGGGAAAGCATGTGACCGTAAATGCGC
The DNA window shown above is from Clostridiales bacterium and carries:
- the vanR gene encoding VanR-ABDEGLN family response regulator transcription factor; this translates as MAANILIVDDEQAIADLVEVYLKNENYNVFKFYNGRDALKCIENEKIDLAILDVMLPDVDGFSICRQIRGKHNFPVIMLTAKEEEIDEITGLTLGADDYITKPFRPLELIARVKAQLRRFTRYNTERPLQDKQVIAFSGLVLDMDTHECMLNEKKLALTPTEFSILWVLCSNRGRVVSAEELFREVWGDKYFANSNNTVMVHIRHLREKMHDSAEHPKYIKTVWGVGYKIEK
- a CDS encoding HAMP domain-containing sensor histidine kinase; amino-acid sequence: MLIQSIFVDGIFQDLFAEGFIRLCQGIFHISYERGLSIYQGLFRNNKSFWMISGFFLLLLIIFYCELLRMTKYFSEVSSGLDQLVKESDRVITMSPEMDFMAAKLNKIKRILEKRERDAREAEQRKNDLVVYLAHDIKTPLTSVIGYLSLLDEAPDMPPRQRAKYVGITLEKAYRLEQLINEFFEITRFNLQTIVLNKEKINLPFMLQQMADEFYPMLTPQGKHVTVNAPEGLTLWGDADKLARVFNNILKNAIAYSYENSIIDISARQQDKNIVITFTNQGNPIPLQKLDMIFEKFYRLDSSRSSHTGGAGLGLAIAKEIVTAHGGTITAESSEEHTVFTVTLPIPDSEIRKS